From the genome of Clostridium sp. BNL1100, one region includes:
- a CDS encoding GspE/PulE family protein, whose amino-acid sequence MLNKTRKRLGDLLLEVEMITPNQLESAIEVQKKTGEKLGSILTKLGYVTEDDIIQVLEFQLGIPHVKLEKYNIDKSAYLAIPESIAKRYGLIPIKKEKGTLTVAMSDPLNVFAIDDLNIYSGMEIQPVIASFDDISKAIDKYYSAQKAMKAVEEFKKEQVSTIKINSDTSEEQNIEEINNAPAVKVINSIIEQAVRNRASDIHIEPFEEYIKIRFRTDGQLCEIMRPEIDIMPAISARIKIIGGMNIAEKRLPQDGRISIEVDGREYDLRVSILPTIFGEKIVIRIADKKAFVLSRSQLGFNEYEEQQFHKMLLNPHGIILVTGPTGSGKTTTLYSAISEINSPDMNIITVEDPVECVIEGVNHVQVNTKTGMTFAAGLRSILRQDPDVIMIGEIRDRETAEIAVRAAITGHLVLSTLHTNDAPSSVLRLIDMGIEPYMVSSSIVGVIAQRLYKKICNNCKMEYSANDDEKRILGITDKEPVLYKGRGCPMCSNTGYRGRHGVYELISITKKHKEMINNKCSEEEFRNYSIQNGMVSLRDNLVKKVLAGDTTIDELVRIAYSND is encoded by the coding sequence ATGCTCAACAAGACACGTAAGCGGCTTGGTGATTTGTTGCTGGAAGTCGAAATGATAACCCCAAATCAGCTTGAATCCGCTATTGAAGTGCAGAAAAAAACCGGTGAAAAACTTGGTTCTATACTAACAAAGTTAGGCTATGTTACTGAAGATGATATAATTCAAGTCCTTGAATTTCAGCTTGGTATTCCACATGTTAAACTTGAAAAATATAATATTGACAAGTCAGCTTATCTAGCAATACCTGAGAGTATTGCTAAGAGGTATGGGCTGATTCCTATTAAAAAGGAAAAAGGAACTTTGACTGTTGCAATGAGTGATCCGCTCAATGTGTTTGCAATAGATGACTTAAACATTTATTCAGGTATGGAGATACAGCCTGTTATTGCAAGCTTTGATGATATTTCCAAAGCAATAGACAAATATTACAGTGCTCAAAAAGCTATGAAGGCTGTTGAGGAATTTAAAAAAGAACAAGTCTCTACTATAAAGATAAATTCAGATACTTCAGAAGAACAGAATATTGAAGAAATTAATAATGCTCCTGCTGTAAAGGTTATTAATTCTATTATAGAACAAGCTGTAAGAAACAGAGCCAGCGATATACATATCGAGCCTTTTGAAGAATATATAAAAATAAGATTCAGAACAGACGGTCAGCTTTGTGAAATAATGAGGCCTGAAATTGACATAATGCCTGCAATTTCTGCACGTATAAAGATTATTGGTGGTATGAACATTGCGGAGAAAAGACTGCCACAGGACGGTAGGATAAGTATTGAGGTTGATGGCAGAGAATATGACCTAAGAGTTTCGATTTTACCAACAATTTTTGGAGAGAAGATTGTTATAAGGATTGCAGATAAAAAAGCTTTTGTTTTGAGTAGGAGTCAATTAGGATTTAATGAATATGAGGAACAGCAGTTTCACAAGATGCTGCTTAATCCCCACGGTATTATTCTGGTAACCGGGCCGACTGGAAGCGGAAAGACTACTACTCTGTACAGTGCAATTAGTGAAATTAACAGTCCGGATATGAATATTATAACGGTTGAGGACCCCGTTGAGTGCGTTATTGAAGGGGTTAATCATGTTCAGGTTAATACAAAAACAGGCATGACTTTTGCGGCGGGACTCAGGTCCATTCTCAGACAGGACCCTGATGTAATTATGATTGGAGAAATTCGTGACAGAGAAACTGCTGAAATAGCCGTAAGAGCTGCAATAACCGGACATCTGGTTCTTAGTACACTTCATACAAATGATGCGCCAAGCTCGGTTTTAAGGCTTATAGACATGGGAATTGAACCCTATATGGTTTCATCGTCTATTGTAGGTGTTATTGCTCAGCGATTATACAAAAAAATTTGTAATAATTGTAAAATGGAATATTCAGCAAATGATGATGAGAAGAGAATATTGGGCATTACCGATAAAGAGCCTGTTTTATACAAGGGTAGAGGTTGTCCCATGTGTAGCAATACCGGGTACAGAGGACGGCATGGAGTTTATGAGTTGATATCAATTACAAAAAAGCATAAGGAAATGATTAATAATAAATGTTCGGAAGAAGAATTCAGGAATTATTCCATACAAAACGGAATGGTTTCTTTAAGAGATAATTTAGTGAAAAAAGTGCTGGCAGGAGATACAACTATTGATGAATTAGTACGAATTGCATATTCAAATGATTAA
- a CDS encoding type IV pilus twitching motility protein PilT has product MLSLEDLLKKTLEFGASDLHLTVGIPPTIRKNGRLSTIGEEKLMPSDTEAFVRSMLNEEQWRKYQGTGELDLSFSLKGMGRFRVNVYKQRGTCCAAIRMVNLVIPSVEELGLPNIVTDMSKKTKGMILVTGPTGSGKSTTLALIIDLINKNRDCHILTLEDPIEYLHKHNKSIVNQREIGNDSQSYSAALRAALREDPDVILVGEMRDTETIAIAVTAAETGHLVLSTLHTIGAANTIDRIIDVFPPYQQQQIKVQLSTVIQSVISQQLLPRKDKPGRVPAIEIMVATPAVRNLIREGKTYQINSQIQTGAKFGMQAMDLSLASLYKKGIISQEDAMTYAMDPDNIIRYMG; this is encoded by the coding sequence ATGCTTTCATTAGAGGATTTGCTAAAAAAAACTTTGGAATTTGGTGCTTCTGATTTACATTTAACAGTAGGGATTCCTCCAACTATCAGAAAAAACGGCAGACTTTCTACCATAGGTGAAGAAAAACTCATGCCTTCTGATACTGAAGCTTTTGTCAGAAGTATGCTCAATGAAGAACAGTGGAGAAAATATCAGGGGACCGGTGAACTTGATCTTTCATTTTCACTAAAAGGTATGGGAAGATTCAGAGTCAATGTCTACAAGCAAAGAGGCACCTGCTGTGCTGCTATCAGAATGGTAAACCTTGTTATTCCATCTGTTGAGGAACTTGGACTACCTAATATCGTTACGGACATGAGCAAGAAAACTAAGGGAATGATTTTAGTTACCGGCCCTACCGGAAGCGGAAAATCAACTACTTTGGCTTTAATTATTGATTTGATAAATAAAAACAGGGATTGCCATATACTTACATTGGAAGATCCAATTGAGTATCTTCACAAACACAATAAATCCATTGTAAATCAGAGGGAAATAGGAAATGATTCGCAATCCTATTCTGCTGCACTTAGAGCGGCTTTAAGAGAAGACCCCGATGTAATTCTGGTAGGAGAGATGCGAGATACCGAAACTATAGCCATAGCTGTTACTGCGGCGGAAACTGGACACTTGGTTTTGTCTACATTACATACTATCGGAGCTGCTAATACAATTGACAGAATAATAGATGTTTTCCCTCCATATCAGCAGCAGCAGATAAAAGTTCAGCTTTCAACGGTTATTCAGTCAGTTATTTCGCAGCAGCTTCTTCCAAGAAAAGATAAGCCAGGGAGAGTACCGGCTATTGAAATTATGGTAGCTACTCCTGCGGTAAGGAATTTAATCCGTGAGGGTAAAACATATCAGATTAATTCCCAGATTCAGACCGGTGCAAAATTCGGAATGCAAGCAATGGACTTGAGCCTGGCAAGCTTGTATAAAAAAGGTATCATAAGTCAGGAAGATGCAATGACTTATGCCATGGATCCAGACAATATTATCAGATACATGGGGTAA
- a CDS encoding type II secretion system F family protein codes for MANYIYNAKTKSGETVSGNVEASDVNMAIAFVKDRGYFPMAVYENTGPGKEIEFKVHKKVKVKDLSILCRQFHTMLNAGVSVIGCLDLLRSQTQNPTLRDAMSQLYDDVQKGKTLSESMKLLSKVFPVLMVSMVEVGEVSGTLEQVLERLSVQFEKDTKVKSKVSTAMMYPAVIGCIALVMVTFMIVFIVPKFVSMVNSVGGTLPMPTRIILFISGLFTNPLFLLGFALVIVAGVWGFRRFKSTEHGKFLIDSLIFKMPMVGANVQKILASRFTRTLSTLLRSGVSLIHALEVVDGVVNNQIVSRGLLKVKESVKMGSNLAAPLEKMGIFPLMVTHMISVGEEAGSLDSIMEKVADFYDEEVETSVSKLVAMMEPLLMMVLAIIVGFIVVAMILPIFSMYQGVGQ; via the coding sequence TTGGCTAACTATATTTATAATGCTAAAACCAAGTCAGGTGAAACAGTATCCGGCAATGTGGAGGCCTCCGATGTCAATATGGCAATAGCTTTTGTCAAAGACAGAGGATATTTTCCTATGGCAGTGTATGAAAATACCGGACCGGGTAAGGAAATTGAGTTTAAGGTACATAAAAAAGTAAAGGTTAAAGACCTGTCTATTTTGTGCCGTCAATTTCATACTATGCTTAATGCGGGAGTTTCTGTTATCGGATGTCTTGATTTACTGCGTAGCCAAACACAGAATCCCACCTTACGTGATGCAATGTCACAACTTTATGATGATGTACAGAAGGGAAAAACACTTTCTGAATCAATGAAATTACTTTCAAAGGTTTTTCCGGTACTTATGGTCAGTATGGTAGAAGTGGGTGAGGTAAGCGGAACTCTTGAACAAGTTCTGGAAAGACTATCTGTTCAGTTTGAAAAAGACACCAAAGTTAAGTCAAAGGTTTCAACTGCTATGATGTATCCTGCGGTTATAGGGTGTATTGCCTTGGTAATGGTTACGTTTATGATTGTCTTCATAGTACCTAAGTTTGTTAGTATGGTTAACAGTGTTGGAGGAACGCTTCCAATGCCTACCAGAATAATATTATTTATAAGCGGACTTTTTACCAACCCTTTATTTTTGCTGGGGTTTGCTCTGGTTATCGTAGCTGGGGTTTGGGGATTCAGAAGATTTAAAAGTACGGAACACGGTAAATTTTTGATTGACAGTCTTATTTTTAAAATGCCAATGGTTGGTGCAAATGTGCAGAAGATTTTGGCTTCACGTTTTACAAGAACCTTGAGTACGTTGTTGAGATCAGGTGTTTCCCTAATTCATGCACTTGAGGTTGTAGACGGTGTAGTAAACAACCAGATTGTTTCCAGAGGACTTTTAAAAGTTAAGGAAAGTGTTAAAATGGGTTCAAATTTGGCAGCACCACTTGAGAAAATGGGGATTTTCCCGCTGATGGTAACTCACATGATCAGCGTTGGAGAAGAAGCAGGTTCTCTTGATTCCATCATGGAAAAGGTGGCGGATTTCTATGATGAGGAAGTGGAAACATCTGTAAGCAAACTGGTTGCTATGATGGAACCGCTTCTGATGATGGTACTTGCGATTATAGTAGGCTTTATTGTTGTTGCAATGATATTGCCCATATTCAGCATGTATCAGGGTGTGGGCCAATAA
- a CDS encoding prepilin-type N-terminal cleavage/methylation domain-containing protein — MFKFFKKVKKNKKGYTLTELIVVVAILGILAAVATPMVLNQVSKAKTSADAANEKAIENAYLVGMADASDTTVPADFTGVKKKIGDALASIPKPHDKSKDFYLNPTTGEATAASATPSPVASWIKLK, encoded by the coding sequence ATGTTTAAATTCTTTAAGAAGGTAAAGAAAAATAAGAAGGGTTATACCCTGACAGAGTTGATTGTGGTTGTAGCAATTCTGGGTATACTGGCTGCGGTAGCAACACCTATGGTATTAAATCAGGTATCAAAGGCAAAAACAAGTGCGGATGCAGCTAACGAAAAAGCTATTGAAAATGCATATTTAGTCGGTATGGCTGATGCTTCTGATACAACCGTTCCGGCTGATTTTACAGGAGTAAAGAAAAAAATAGGGGATGCACTGGCATCCATTCCAAAGCCTCACGACAAATCAAAAGATTTTTATCTTAACCCGACTACAGGTGAAGCCACTGCTGCAAGTGCAACTCCAAGTCCAGTGGCAAGTTGGATAAAGTTAAAATAA
- a CDS encoding A24 family peptidase, with protein sequence MQTLLIIYILIFGLVIGCFLNVCISRIPQKQSIIRPPSRCTSCGTTLRPLDLVPVFSFVFLRGKCRYCGEEVSAVNPIVEIITTTVFVALYLKYSLTVEFAAMALLSCILICIAFIDAEYRIIPNGFIITGLISGSALFLYNLFYPVDMFGDRVWFNPILGFTVGTSFLLMVSLVGMLVYKSDDAMGIGDIKLYAVIGLFLGWRMTIISLMLSVFSAAIGCVLLIILKKNNRKSTIAFGPYIAIGTFITIIYGWNLLEQYMNLLK encoded by the coding sequence ATGCAAACATTACTCATAATTTACATATTAATATTCGGGCTTGTAATAGGCTGTTTTCTTAATGTATGTATTTCTCGCATACCTCAAAAACAGTCTATTATAAGACCTCCATCCCGTTGTACCAGTTGTGGGACAACACTCAGGCCCCTTGATCTTGTGCCTGTATTCAGTTTTGTATTTTTGAGAGGCAAATGCCGCTACTGTGGGGAAGAAGTATCCGCCGTGAATCCTATAGTAGAAATTATTACAACAACTGTTTTTGTTGCACTTTATTTAAAGTACTCTTTAACGGTTGAATTTGCAGCCATGGCATTGCTATCATGTATACTGATTTGCATAGCTTTTATAGATGCGGAGTACAGGATAATTCCAAACGGGTTTATCATTACAGGATTAATAAGTGGGTCGGCTTTATTTTTATATAATTTATTTTATCCGGTGGACATGTTCGGTGACAGAGTATGGTTTAACCCAATACTGGGTTTTACTGTGGGCACTAGTTTTCTTTTGATGGTTTCTCTTGTGGGGATGCTTGTTTACAAGAGTGATGATGCCATGGGAATTGGTGATATAAAGCTTTATGCGGTTATAGGACTTTTCCTTGGCTGGCGTATGACAATTATCAGCCTTATGCTTTCTGTTTTTTCAGCAGCTATCGGATGTGTTTTACTTATTATCTTAAAAAAGAATAACAGAAAGTCCACCATTGCATTTGGGCCATATATAGCAATCGGGACTTTTATAACAATTATATATGGCTGGAATTTACTTGAACAATATATGAACTTGCTTAAATAA
- the pilM gene encoding type IV pilus assembly protein PilM: MIGKNLLAMDIGNDTIKIVSGSASKKNIFINEYGIINTPVECINDGMIIDTATVSKVICEAIRTHKIGGGALVMTVTGTGVITRDIVLPKSTEQEIEKMLEFEAQQYFPVDLKDYTVDFKVMENIGDQIRVLVVAAPNKQIETYITLAKLLKQQLAAIDIPSNCVLKLLSFSPLYSDETVEEYAVVDIGRDTSGVCFFRNNILKFSRILLNGVSEVDSIIANKYNLEFKVAEELKRSFKGLNSQSDSEDKFSDLGEVIKGALDSIVSDLNRFIEFYNSRDNSNNVEKIYIYGGGSKLKGITEYFSSTFNMPVLPFPLLKEIVYKGHKEREAFEHDYPFLINAIGCLTRAFK, from the coding sequence ATGATTGGGAAAAATCTTTTAGCGATGGATATCGGGAATGACACTATTAAAATTGTCAGCGGTTCGGCAAGTAAGAAAAATATATTTATCAATGAGTACGGTATTATTAATACACCCGTTGAGTGTATTAATGACGGTATGATAATTGATACCGCTACGGTATCTAAGGTTATTTGTGAAGCTATAAGAACTCATAAAATAGGTGGTGGAGCTCTTGTAATGACTGTTACAGGAACGGGAGTCATCACAAGAGATATAGTGCTGCCAAAATCAACGGAACAGGAAATTGAAAAGATGCTTGAATTTGAGGCTCAGCAGTACTTTCCCGTTGATTTAAAGGATTATACCGTTGATTTTAAGGTTATGGAGAACATAGGCGATCAGATTCGTGTGCTGGTTGTGGCTGCTCCCAATAAGCAAATTGAGACTTATATTACTCTGGCAAAGCTTTTGAAACAGCAATTAGCAGCTATTGATATTCCATCTAATTGTGTTCTGAAGCTTTTATCTTTTTCACCTCTGTATAGTGATGAAACCGTAGAAGAATACGCCGTTGTTGATATAGGAAGGGATACTTCCGGAGTGTGTTTTTTCAGAAATAACATTTTAAAATTCAGCAGGATTTTATTAAATGGTGTTTCAGAGGTTGATAGTATTATTGCCAATAAGTATAATCTGGAATTTAAAGTTGCTGAAGAACTCAAACGTTCTTTTAAAGGGCTTAATAGTCAGTCTGATTCAGAAGATAAATTTAGTGATTTAGGCGAGGTTATTAAAGGAGCACTTGACAGCATAGTATCCGATTTAAACAGGTTTATAGAATTCTATAATTCCAGAGATAATTCAAATAATGTTGAAAAGATTTATATTTATGGCGGTGGCAGCAAGCTAAAAGGCATTACAGAGTACTTTTCAAGTACTTTCAATATGCCGGTTTTACCCTTTCCTTTGTTAAAGGAAATTGTTTATAAGGGACATAAGGAGAGAGAAGCTTTTGAACATGACTACCCATTTTTGATTAATGCCATAGGCTGTTTGACAAGAGCATTTAAATAA
- a CDS encoding PilN domain-containing protein codes for MKDLNLIPKSLIVDKKNKAKKTYLSILIICIGLIAVTAYTAPAIYEINLRNDKQELEKKVNSTTSYVETVNEFNSLKKAVEVREAEGKKLSLNRIVVLGIVNAIENACPEKLLIQNFVSTGNNESDTKVVLKGVSTDENTLASFLRNLMEDDYFNNVVLSNISNKQGNNGTTFEVTLSGIKKSDLIIYNNWNNGFRICYEPDWSKKVDKDDSVLFTANKRLTSTDADSLEINVTSTELTSKEFTDKRINTLKNELEGFKEIYTTKTKSSGEEAYKLMYLGDEKGTRYKYLELYTVKDSKGYIVKYKSDPNSFEVKARTIDHILKSFTAIKSP; via the coding sequence TTGAAAGACTTAAATCTTATTCCTAAAAGTTTGATTGTTGATAAAAAAAATAAGGCTAAAAAGACGTATCTCTCTATCCTTATAATTTGCATAGGCTTAATAGCTGTCACTGCGTATACGGCTCCTGCAATTTATGAAATTAATCTGCGTAACGATAAACAAGAACTTGAAAAGAAGGTAAATAGTACAACTAGTTATGTTGAAACCGTGAATGAGTTCAATTCTCTTAAAAAGGCAGTAGAAGTAAGGGAAGCTGAAGGTAAGAAACTATCCCTTAATCGGATTGTTGTTTTGGGTATTGTTAATGCAATTGAAAATGCATGTCCTGAAAAGCTGTTGATACAAAATTTTGTATCAACCGGGAATAATGAATCAGATACAAAAGTCGTTTTAAAGGGTGTTTCAACTGATGAGAATACTTTGGCATCTTTTTTAAGAAATTTAATGGAAGATGATTATTTTAACAATGTAGTTTTATCAAATATTTCAAATAAACAGGGAAATAACGGTACTACTTTTGAAGTTACCCTGAGTGGTATAAAGAAGAGTGACCTTATTATATATAACAACTGGAATAACGGGTTCAGGATTTGTTATGAGCCTGACTGGAGTAAAAAAGTAGATAAGGATGATAGTGTTTTGTTTACCGCAAATAAGAGATTGACCTCTACAGATGCTGATTCTCTTGAAATAAATGTCACATCTACTGAACTTACATCAAAGGAATTTACAGATAAAAGGATAAATACACTGAAAAATGAGTTGGAAGGATTTAAAGAAATATATACTACCAAGACTAAAAGCTCAGGGGAAGAAGCTTACAAGTTAATGTATCTGGGAGATGAAAAGGGAACCAGATATAAATATTTGGAGCTTTACACAGTCAAGGACAGCAAGGGTTATATAGTTAAATACAAAAGCGACCCCAATAGTTTTGAAGTTAAGGCAAGAACAATTGACCATATACTTAAATCTTTTACTGCTATAAAAAGTCCGTAA
- a CDS encoding pilus assembly PilX N-terminal domain-containing protein, giving the protein MSKIRDLLKKRNGSTLAMVLFLVFVLSATALAVMALAGSELVMSTVTSDRSKALFAAQAGAEKVAQRLDTEVGRIQDSARVTSSEVIKKAIDDKLPVFNEIIDTTDPNNIKVLKEKELNDIYESEYKYQFFKILSEWLGQQTATGGEWDSAVPHGVQHVVTKEGKDISINDGSFTYSVIHPNRTGKTYSSIDASSTLQANEISSITVKATGEYKSGKHNYKRSISAEFSFLTESVNNNDEIPIIYSKLTKVKVNKDNKPEILRDKAVVARKNIISVNGNVNIGKGNAICFGTIPTVNGTDINYNADGYKYGGFMAGMTRDTWNDINLGHNNKSLKDNIIETIPGMFADFTNFPGSFNIQEGNAITAAYIHTLYSNKNSPSKINVQKGDVYARSVKVENKAHSSEINLKNVFLTDDLRIDSNNSTVNIGEWEGDKAGEGMLVGLNPGDPASGYDTSSAVIVSGDSNLNINGSIYIGGTTYFNEYKNITDNKMYFSGISVLKSGSLPAEAFRMWDDIEIPSKEVYPGNVFYLYDKYRDTNGVPDADDYINVNDPMEQQKLISAGFNYKSKNESQPDDSPPVQMMMGSQTKPLFDILDRAMHFKWIWDTFWKDDVGYYSYLNSGDIRIEHYEKADDGNYVKNTNKVKGWCFGAVAANDTVYGPYGGFTEDNGQYYIEKGMRSVLYRNNMSLFVQEFGQVMDAKPAKNLTDDGNTKTAGLINKSVRRNETVVSKSGVFFLNSSGNVVLSSSQVNSVDIPKEDGYLQGIIYSAGDIYVEAGTKFKGILIAEGNIVFLGGADISYDENTVDILLSEEPDAGRLFNYSASEIVLSNSSIKTIKKPNVKNIKITSWKEEK; this is encoded by the coding sequence ATGAGTAAAATAAGGGATTTATTAAAAAAAAGAAATGGGTCTACTTTGGCTATGGTCCTTTTCTTAGTGTTTGTTTTATCTGCTACTGCTTTGGCTGTCATGGCACTTGCCGGCTCAGAACTTGTAATGAGTACTGTAACCTCTGACCGGAGCAAAGCTTTGTTTGCAGCACAGGCAGGTGCGGAAAAAGTTGCACAAAGGCTGGATACCGAGGTGGGAAGAATACAGGACAGTGCAAGGGTAACTTCCAGTGAAGTGATTAAAAAGGCTATAGATGACAAATTGCCTGTGTTCAACGAAATAATTGATACTACTGACCCCAATAATATAAAGGTATTGAAAGAGAAAGAACTGAACGACATTTATGAATCTGAGTACAAATATCAATTCTTTAAAATACTGTCTGAATGGCTTGGACAACAGACAGCAACCGGGGGAGAATGGGACAGTGCTGTACCCCACGGTGTCCAACATGTTGTTACTAAAGAAGGAAAAGATATTTCTATAAATGATGGCAGTTTTACCTATAGTGTTATACATCCAAACCGAACTGGGAAAACCTATTCGTCAATAGATGCTTCCTCCACACTTCAGGCTAATGAAATATCATCAATAACTGTAAAGGCAACGGGAGAATACAAGTCAGGTAAGCATAATTATAAAAGAAGTATTTCAGCAGAGTTCAGCTTTTTGACTGAATCTGTAAATAACAATGATGAAATACCCATTATTTACAGTAAACTTACGAAGGTTAAGGTAAATAAGGACAACAAACCTGAAATACTTAGGGATAAGGCAGTTGTAGCACGTAAAAACATTATTTCGGTTAATGGAAACGTAAACATTGGGAAGGGGAATGCCATTTGCTTCGGAACCATCCCAACCGTAAATGGTACTGATATAAATTATAATGCTGATGGCTATAAATATGGCGGTTTTATGGCCGGGATGACAAGGGATACTTGGAATGACATCAACTTAGGGCATAACAACAAGAGCCTTAAAGATAACATTATTGAGACTATACCGGGTATGTTTGCCGATTTCACGAATTTTCCGGGATCTTTTAATATTCAAGAAGGTAATGCAATTACTGCTGCATATATTCATACTCTTTATAGTAATAAAAACTCGCCATCAAAAATAAATGTTCAAAAAGGTGATGTTTATGCCAGAAGTGTAAAAGTAGAGAATAAGGCTCATTCAAGTGAGATTAACTTGAAAAACGTTTTCTTGACTGATGATTTAAGGATTGATTCAAATAATTCCACGGTTAACATTGGAGAGTGGGAAGGAGATAAAGCCGGGGAGGGTATGCTTGTGGGGCTAAATCCGGGTGATCCGGCTTCAGGGTATGATACTTCCAGTGCAGTTATAGTTTCGGGGGATTCAAACCTTAATATTAATGGGAGCATTTATATCGGAGGAACAACATATTTTAATGAATATAAAAATATAACCGATAATAAAATGTATTTTTCGGGAATATCTGTACTTAAATCAGGCAGCTTACCGGCAGAAGCATTCCGTATGTGGGATGACATTGAAATTCCGTCAAAGGAGGTATACCCCGGAAATGTTTTTTATCTTTATGATAAATACCGGGATACTAACGGGGTTCCTGATGCCGATGACTATATAAATGTCAATGACCCTATGGAACAACAAAAGCTCATTAGTGCCGGGTTTAACTATAAGTCCAAGAATGAAAGTCAGCCTGATGATTCGCCTCCGGTACAAATGATGATGGGCAGCCAGACAAAGCCACTGTTCGATATTCTGGATAGGGCTATGCACTTCAAATGGATATGGGATACCTTCTGGAAGGATGATGTAGGGTATTATTCCTACCTGAATTCAGGTGATATCAGAATAGAACATTATGAAAAAGCTGATGACGGTAATTATGTTAAAAATACCAATAAAGTCAAAGGCTGGTGTTTCGGGGCTGTTGCTGCCAACGATACGGTTTACGGGCCTTATGGTGGGTTTACGGAGGACAATGGGCAGTACTATATCGAAAAAGGTATGAGGTCTGTTTTATATAGAAATAACATGAGTTTATTCGTACAGGAGTTTGGTCAGGTAATGGATGCAAAGCCTGCTAAGAACCTTACGGATGACGGAAATACTAAGACAGCCGGTCTTATTAATAAATCGGTAAGGCGGAATGAAACTGTAGTATCCAAATCAGGGGTATTTTTTCTGAACAGCAGCGGTAATGTTGTTCTATCAAGCAGTCAGGTAAACAGTGTAGATATTCCAAAAGAGGATGGATATTTGCAAGGGATTATCTATTCTGCAGGAGATATATATGTTGAGGCAGGAACTAAATTTAAAGGGATACTTATTGCGGAGGGCAATATAGTATTTCTTGGGGGAGCAGACATATCTTACGATGAAAATACCGTAGATATACTTTTGAGTGAGGAACCCGATGCAGGGAGACTATTTAATTACAGTGCGTCGGAGATTGTTCTAAGTAATTCATCCATAAAAACAATAAAAAAACCAAATGTTAAAAATATAAAGATAACTTCATGGAAGGAAGAAAAATAA